One genomic window of Nicotiana sylvestris chromosome 10, ASM39365v2, whole genome shotgun sequence includes the following:
- the LOC104246049 gene encoding F-box/FBD/LRR-repeat protein At1g13570-like, with the protein MNHNDIRGKPYKLPASFFRCVHLRHLSLEDCLISHPPSFRGFERIISLKLYNVTILYTLLGRLISHCPLLEQLVLHLPDNYRGIIEVNAPILKSLDFIGRVWFISLKIVPLLAQLSLALRGGYILEAKPHYTRFFESFCALEHLYLDNHSVKLLVAGVGEVPTNLPFRVDCVKNLYLFDLYLSELYSVACALCLMRSFPYLEYMKIKVDNSGVPIALDNIDLEGSFGETTFNNLSIIVIRSIRGTNPYMQLLKLLLAKSSALTRIIIKALTYEDYEILKSVIEHSEFRCASPDTEVVLNY; encoded by the exons ATGAATCATAACGATATAAG GGGGAAACCATACAAATTGCCTGCTTCATTTTTCAGATGTGTGCATTTGAGGCATCTATCTCTTGAAGACTGTTTAATATCTCATCCACCATCCTTCAGAGGTTTTGAAAGGATAATTAGCCTGAAGCTATACAATGTTACAATCTTGTACACGTTGCTTGGAAGATTAATATCTCATTGCCCATTGCTAGAGCAATTGGTGCTTCATCTCCCAGATAATTACCGTGGTATCATTGAAGTTAATGCCCCCATATTGAAGTCCCTTGACTTCATAGGCAGAGTATGGTTTATCAGTTTAAAAATTGTTCCTCTTCTGGCACAATTATCACTTGCTCTTAGGGGAGGCTATATCCTGGAAGCAAAACCTCACTATACTAGGTTTTTTGAGTCTTTTTGTGCGCTGGAACATCTCTATTTGGATAACCATAGTGTCAAG TTATTGGTTGCAGGTGTAGGAGAAGTACCAACTAATCTTCCCTTTCGTGTTGACTGTGTGAAAAATCTTTACCTCTTTGATCTTTATCTGAGTGAATTGTATTCTGTCGCCTGTGCTTTGTGTTTGATGAGAAGCTTCCCATATTTAGAATATATGAAAATCAAG gTGGATAATAGTGGTGTACCTATAGCACTGGATAATATTGATTTGGAAGGAAGTTTTGGAGAAACAACATTCAACAACCTCAGTATAATTGTGATTAGGAGCATTCGAGGGACAAATCCTTACATGCAACTGTTGAAGCTTCTTCTAGCAAAGTCTTCGGCTCTTACGAGAATCATAATCAAGGCATTGACGTATGAAGATTATGAAATTCTCAAATCAGTAATTGAGCATTCAGAATTTAGGTGTGCATCACCTGACACAGAAGTTGTATTAAACTACTAG